The following is a genomic window from Xiphophorus couchianus chromosome 5, X_couchianus-1.0, whole genome shotgun sequence.
ttttgaagCAGGGGTTTTTCTCATTCAACGTTGATCTTAATCTtgcttcagaaaatgaaaaaaaagggcTTCACTGTGGACAGTGACTCTGGTCTTCCATCACTTTCGATGTCTAAGCTTTGTTGTTTCTTGTGTTGTTCTTCAACATCATAACCAGCTTTCTTCCATGTTAGATGACAGTTTGAGGCTTTTTTTTCAGACCTTAGCTAAGTTGgaacacatttaaataacttaaatatcTGCTTACTGGTGGCCTGCCATgttgactgctggagataggcaccagtaCCCCCATGCAATCCCGCAAAGATTGCGGAAGGATGGAAATATCTGCTTAGTATCAAGCTGTATACAAACTGCACCAAGTGAGTTTTCAAACTTGTGTAAATCTACAATTCTCCCTTCCCTCCTCTTTCAGAAAGAGCGAATGGAGGAGTTGGTTCTGCTGCCCCTCACCTCTCTGCAGGGCATGTTCACGGCTCCGCAGAAGCTCATCCAGAAGCGTTATGACAAGCTGCTGGACTACTGCTGCCGCTTGGAGCGCTCCTCCTCTTTTGCTTCCTCATCCTCCACCTCCACTGTGTCCTCCACCGCCTCACCAGCGTCAGATGTGCCTCCTGGTCCTGCCAAGAGAGACTATGAAGCCATCAATGCTTTGCTAGTGGATGAGTTGCAGAGGTTCAACATGGCGGCTTATACTATCCTGACAAACTGCGTGCTGTGTCTGGTGGCCCTGCTCAGAGGACTGATGGTTTGCGCTTTGGTTGGAGCTCCGGCTGTTCACCAGCTGCCTGTgagaatcacacacacacacccgcagcTTGTTATTAGatgtagttttgtttatttgacatTGATCTAacctttgtttttctgtactttaaAGCCTCCATTGTCAAACATGGTTGAAGTGCAGAACAGCATTATGGATGAGCTGAACAATCTGACATTTGTGAAGGATAATGCTCAGAAGTTAATGGAGAGAAAAGTCAGCTTTGAGAGGCAACGAGACAAAAAAACAGTGGTAAGACCATAGAAATAATCATAGCGCTTAGGTTTTTATACTTGAAGGGTTGCTCAATGTTGCTCACACCTGATTGGCTACTTGAGACAAATAAAGGTTTGCCCATGAAGGGTTTTTTCTACTTTCAAGCCGAAATCTCAAaactttaccttttttttttttttgtctgtcatcACAccagaaaatttacaaaaatacacatatatAAAATCTCCTAGTCTGAGTTGCTTATGCAGTTTTATTTGTGCTTAGTCATGTGAAGGCATAATCTAAAACTCCTTCCTCCAGATGAATTGTCCCTCATGTACTGATTACTGACAACTCTGTTACGTAGCGCCACGCAGCAAATACCCACAGCAAATATTTACACCAACACTTCTCTGTACTGCTCTGTCTTCCAGGTGCAGGAGGTGCAGCATCAAACAGAGGAACAGCGCGCCTGGCTGCTGGCGGAGTACCCACCGAACCGCCTCTACCAGCTGAAGAGGAAGTGTAATGGCTGTCAGGAGCAGGACCTCAGCCTGCTGGAGGGAGAGCTGGTGGCCTTGTTGGAGGATACAGACCCTTTAGGCAGCAGCAGCCGTTGGCTGGTGCACAACGGaggcaagtgtgtgtgtgtgtgtgtgtgtgtgtgcgtatgagagagaaagcaaagactttatttttttaaaaaaaacagtatgtGGTTGGCATAGGTTCATGCATTTTTTTAGATGACTAAGACTCCTTACTTTACTTTCTGACAAGTCAGCACACAAGAATTAGTCCCAGGAGCTGGCGTGGTGTCATGGTTGCTGGGGCCTCTAGAGCTGGTTGCCTCACAACAGATCCAACTCCATAGCTTGTCTCCCAGAATCAGCTGAGATACCAGCAACCGGTTGGAACAAACTGAACACCTCTGTACTTATAGTACAAAGCGTTTTCCTCTGGGGATCTTGGGGTCACATGAGGTTACAGGGACTTTTTTCTTATGCTGCTCCCTGTTTTCtgcatatttgtatttcttAGAGGTAGCTACATTCTTTACAGGCCTGGGATTCTCCTTTGAGAAAAGCAGCATTTGTGGGAAGCTGTTATTATTCTTTCTGTTAATAGCAGCTCTGGTGTATATTTACACAAAGCGTAGCTGAGTTTAGGATTGTGCAAACAACGCTTCTGCAGCCTCTGAGGTGCTGACAACCTTAATGTCATATGTACAAcatagggctgaaacgattaatcagattaatagtgattaatcgattattgaaataatggtCGACTCATTCAATAATTGACTAATTGTTTATTGGAATATCGTTacctggcctttttttttttttagcttgctCACATTGTTCACTGTTGTTAATGAATTGAtattaagtttattattatCAGTTGTTGGTAACatctagaaaacaaaatgtgctgtATTACTCCTATTTTAGGGTCGTAAAGGGGCACCGTTTATTTAATTGGAACTAAATAGattagaaatgtaatttattgtgcAGCAGTGTGAAAATTCAGGTGCAACAGCTGCAAGTTAGATGGTAGCATGTATATtcacagagaaataaatatatgtaaaaataagcATGATACTGTACCGCTATAGCATGCTtaggttaaaataaatgtgcaccTGATTATTTAAAGAATAATAACAGATTATTAACAAGAAGtgaaaaaactgcaaacatcaaGGATGTGAAAGTCTCAGCAGTAATATTATTTGAAAGGAAAGATCTATGCAAATAACAGCAGGGACATAAACACCTATTCAGTTAGTTTGGAGCAGTGATTCTTTTAAGTCTTAACGCTGATgggaggataaaaaaaatcataccaGTGTGTCAAAACCAAATAACCAAAAACATGGATTATGACAAGTCATGTTACTCTGCCTCCATTAGGTGACAAAGGCTATGTCTACTCCACGTTCCTGAAGCAGTACAACCCTCTGAGGGACTCCCAGCGGGCAAACCAGAAGGccaaagagcagcagcagcctcctGTCATCACATATGAGGACTTTGACGATCTCAGCCTGTTTGTGtcacccagcagcagcagcatgcgTAGCCTCAGCCTGAACACCACAGACAGCAGCTCAACCCTCTCAGGTCTGCAGGGAGAGCTGGAGAACGCTGAAGAACTGGAAGAGTCGGTGGATGGTGACACCCAACAGGTGTGTGGTGCTGCCcaggtgtttctgttttattggtttaatcATTACAGTAACGttagaatattttattctttaaaaaaaataaattaattaattaaagtaaaGATAATAGTTAGCTTAGACTCACCAGCGGAAATCATTTCTTTGTCGACGTAGAAAACTAAAAAGCAGTGCCCCCCactggtttaaaataaaaatacaccatATGTACTAGAAATGAGAAAGTAAACTGTATCCACACAAACAAAGATATTTGTTGCATTCAGTAACATCTGGACTATGTTTGTCTCCACAGTATTATGCCGTTTATGCATTTCACGCACGCTGTGAACAGGAGCTGTCCCTGCAGGAGTACCAGCATGTCCGCATACTCCAGTTCTGTGACCTGGGCGGAAACAAGCAGTGGTGGTTGGCTGAGGCCAATGGACAGAAGGGATACGTCCCTGCTAACTACCTTGGCAGAATGTCATATGCATGAATCTAgaatgtaaaaatgacaaaaagaaagcaatatGAAGAGTTATGATGTCATACCCACCCTTTTTTCAAGTAATGTCGTACATTTTGGAAATTTGGGATTCAAATATTCTGTAACTGTTCAAGGTTACATATTTCTCCATTTTGAGTTTAATACCAAAGTCATGAGAAAATTAACTACAAGAGcgtgtttatttctgtgtcGCAACAGCTTCTAgtacattgttttaaatttattcaacAAATGGCCCATTTAAATGGAGCCTGAGCATGGTTAAGCTTATTTCTTTAAGCTATGTTGTGGATTAAAGCCTTCCCATGGCATTAACATTAGAAGCTGATGTTTAAAACGCCATCTGTGATTAGTTATTTGTCACCATCCTTTAGTCAGAACAAGATACTTTCATCAGTTCCACAaagaatttcatattttaaattggaGAGGCACGAGAGCTTTGTGTGACACAAGATCAGGTCATATTTTAATATGCATCAAATTAtacaacttaattttttatttttgaaataacattTCTCCACATCGTCTTCAAGAGCTAATTTGACTTGTTTGTAAGAAAACTTtctatttagtatttttttttacatttaaagccttacacaaaatgtcattaaaagtGCTAAAACAAATGCCTATTATGGGGTCTTGATTACCCCAAGATACCACAGGTTTCTCCAGTACTCTAATAAGCAAGCTTTGGAGTTCATTTTTGCTCCATCATCCTCTTCATACTGGATTATGGAAAGATAAACGTTGTTCCTTGTCTATCATTTTGTGGTCAGACTTCCAGGTGTTTTAAGATCTCTTTGATTTACAGCCAAGTTTAGGCAGCTAGCTATATTGTTATAATTTTCAGATTGGCAAAGACCAACACATATTCAGCTTATGGCATGTTCTCTTGATATCCATTTGGAAGaatagataaaatatatttggtatCACATCAGTCCAAGAAACAGAAAGCCAGGGGTTaccaattaaaattttaagcacCCTGATTacctaaaaaaagaagtacaatTTACCAAAATGCTTTAGTTACACATGCTTTAAAGGATTTGTTAAGGGTGCCAATGAGCATAGTGCCAATAACTCTCTAAAAGTATAAAACTTGTTCACCACagaataaatgtactcaaaggAAAAGTTGGTTCACTGATTTTAACTTTCAGATGGATattactgcaaaaaaacaattttatttttttttacatagactGCTTGTGGTCCCAATACATGTAGAAAGCTCTGTATGTGGTAACATTTAAGATCAGAACTAGTCAACAATCAGAACATTCTTTTTTAGACGATAAAGCAAGAACaaggtttttgtctttttagcaACCCCCCTAGATCTGTTAACATGTAGAATTTCTGCATTGTGAATACTGAAACTGCACTTTCTAGATGTAAATGTTTTGCAGCCACCATGTAAAACTGCTTTGTCTTTATATGAATGTAGCGGGAGAGCTCACCGTTGGTATTTAACCTGTCATTTGGTTTGAATGAAAGTTCAGATGAAACTGCAGTGCACTTTGCTGAGCACCTTTTGTACCTCAGTGTTGTTAATATTGAAGTGATACGATCATGAAGTAATATGTGTCTTGATTTAGAGATCATTTatataaatgaagaaaattatgaagaatatattttatgatttgttcaaaatgttttgatttgcagaattcattttttttaaatttttgaaacatttaataaatacgactaatttctacatttttctgaaCTCATACTTCCACACGTTTTATATCTATGAGCCAGTGTATgagatggatggattgatggttGATGGAGGAATGAATGAAGAAGGAAGGAAATGGAACAATGACTGAGGCAAGGAAGGTCAATGGGGAGAAAGAATACAAGGAAAGGATTCGATAATGAAGGAAAGAAAGGTGTACAAATGAAGGCCACAAGgaaggacagagagaaaatgagaatgGAAGAGGGGCGTGGACAGATGAATCAATGAAGGAAAGATCAACAAATGAACAAGGAGTACTTCAGAAGGTCAGAGGAAGAAGGGACATGATCAAGAAAGAGAgggatgaaaacaaagaaaggacaaaatgaAGGTGGGATATAAAGGAGTAAAGAAGGAAGGACATGATCAAAAAAAGCAAGcagagagaacaaaacaaatagaaaaattcaAAGGAGGCAAGGACAGAAGATGGGGAAATGAAAAGTTTCCCCatcttatattttctttgtctctaattatcaagacttaaaaatactaaaatcaaaatgttttctagaaTGTGTAGGAACCCTTTACAAAGTGACAGATATAGCCAGTTTGTGTGaagagattatttatttaccgGGTTGTTAAAAAGTGACACTTTGCTCACTGGTCGCTTTTGTTAGGACAGAAGAGGCACACAGAATCCAGCAGCATTAACACACAGTGAAGTTCAAGTATGTGACTGGATGATGGTGACTCCTTGTGCAAACACGATGCTCTAATCTACATGTTTACGTTCTACTTCCTCACATCATCCTCTGTTCTCAAGATTCATGTCTCTCAACCTTGACttatttcttcagtttcttttgagctgtttttttcttcaagatcTGCAGGCGTTTCATGGCATGAAGCTGGGACTCCTGAGAAGTCGGTGTGCCCTTTGAGCCGTTCCCATTGTTTCCATTACCTCCATTATTCCCTCCGTTCCCCCCAGCCGCCGCCTGTGAGCTGCTTGGTGAACCTGCTCCAGATGAAGAAGAGCCTTTCCCTTGACTCTCACCGCTAGATGAGCGGCTAAGTGTCTGCTTACCTAGATTTAGAGGTGGGGGAGGTTTCAGAGTTGCCTGGCTGGAGCCATTTCCATTGCTGCTCCCAGTAACCTTTGCACCAAGTCCTGATTTGGCTCCTGCTAGTCCTGACAAACCCACTGGTTTCTGACCGGAGGGAGCTGTCAAAGTCTTGCTGCTCCCGCTCGGGCCGGAGGAGGAAAGTTTGGAAGTGGCAGGAGCAGACGGGTTTGTTTTGGCACCAAACGCAGCCCAGCCAGTGAGACCACTGCCTGGGGAGGAGGAGTTGGTACTGGTGGGGTTGGCTGATGTGGCCGGAGGCTGCAGGAAATGATAGAAAACAAAGAGTCTAACTGTTAGGGAGCAATATCTGATAGGATTTTATTTGCATCCCCTCCCATAATGCATTGCTGTTTTGGAAATAATTACTAAATGAATGATGTAAAGGATGTAGTCCAACCATTACTACAACCActatcaaaaacaaccattaatcatcaaaaATGATGTATTTATGATCTGTTatggctgttcttatttttcttttttttgccagttgtttgttgattcttgcgttgtgtgtgaattgtgagacagttattttttgttttgggcatgtgcaccgactgatggcaccctttgaattttgttgtccttgtgacaatgacaataaagatttgtcttatcttatcttatgaGAAAACAGTAATCATCATTTATCAGGATAATGATCTAAATGATAAAGCAAAATCAACACAGGAAGGGTCTGACACAAGCTTCTAAGACCCCACATACCTTCACTTCTGTTCTTTTGAAAGCTTGGAAGGTGTTGGTCGTATCGGTTTTTAGTTTGAGGTCAGTCTTCTTCACCACAGTGTCTTTTACAACAGGTGCGGATGATGCGGACGCAGGGGAAGGTTTCTGTGGAGGTTTCTGGGcctaaacaacaataaatatgttaatttgGCACCGGTGCAGCAGATGCTGATAACATAACAATGGAGTGAAACACTGGagcagtttattttctttaccaTGCGTTTCATTTGCCTGGTGCAGCGAGCGCAGTACCACACGAGCCGGGGGTCGTTAACTTCTTTATCCGTCACTTGAGGTCTATGACACTCTTGGTGATAGAGATTATGACACTCCTGGCACTCCACTAACTGATTTCCCATGGTTACAGTCATTTGTCTGAttgacattaaaaacacaacaagttAAAATGTGATGACGAGGCAGTAATATCCTGACATCTGTCCTCAACATATCCTGACATCAAATCAAGAATTATTATATCCGCCATAAAAAACAAGAGGATTAAAATGTACCTGCAAACCACACAAGCCAGACCCATCTCCATGGCAAAGTCGTCAGCATTAGTCTCATCATAGTCACTTATGTTTGGCAGCAGGTCTTTGCTCGTCTGAACAGTGATGGGAGAGGAACGATTCTCCTGTTTCTCCAGGCGAGGCTTTTTCGGGGGATCCACTTCACTGAGGTCAACCCTGACctgctttacagaaaataacacaaagattttaatttcacaatcaAATCTGACTTTTGTGGTTGTCAAGCAACTTAAACAAGCACTATTCaacaaaacttcaaaatgtCATTATAACATAGCACttcaaaaaggaaacatttatttatggatGACGATTAAACTGCTAAAAAGTAAAGGTAATCCCAAAGTCACCAACTCTCATTCAGAACTGGACACATCCAGACTCTTTAGATAACATGGAAGGTTGTCTTTGTTCTCTCCTTAATAAATAagttggtgaaaaaaaatatattttccttatATCATAACTTTATACTTTTTGCCAGGACAACTTGAATctacaattaataataataataataataaaaataataataataataatagaagcAACACTACGTTGACATTAACATCTTAAATTGGGCTTCAGGAAGGCTTAGAAGCTCCCTTTCAGACTGAAGGTGCTTTTCCAGTCCGGTGTTTCAAAGATTTAAATAGGGATCCCCCAACAATTAATTGTAAGctctgttttacttttcttttttattaagaaCAAGTGTAAGACTATATCTACAACCAAAGCGTAGATGACACCAAGCTTTACTCAATACTCTGACGTAGCTTGTTGGCAAACATCAAACTGCTTTTCAGTTGCTGAAGGCAAAACTGTGGCTTAAAGTGCTACATGTGGCATAAGTATCCTCCTTattaaatgcataaacagaTACTAAAGTAAAGTTATTGTTCagttatttgacatttattcttaaaaattattttgtgatggTAATAGATTGATATTCCAAAAGGAacttattctttttctttctgtttattcagttcTTTATTCCACATCTATAGTCTGAGCGAACCATATGAAAACTGTTTGCACCACACAGTTCCCCAAGTTTCGGACAAACTCTGAGAAAGAAGGACTAACTATACCAAACCTCCCAGCATTCATAGCACCACTGGAGAATCCGCTTACATCACAACCCTGATGGCATTGCTGTAGTAAGGAGCTTCTGAATGCTGGTCAAGTGAAAGGTTTTGAAGCTTTGAACCTTAGATCGTTGTGAAAAAATTCCCCTCTGTACCTTTTCTGATGGCCTTTTCTCCACATCTTTCTTGCTCTTCTCAGAGCTGGATTTGCTGCTTCCACTGCTGCTGTTAGAAGACGAACCTGATGACTTGGAATCTTGTTTACTCAAGCTCAGCTTGGACACAGACACCTTTGACACCTCCACCTCCTGGggattaaacacagaaaacacttgAGCTTAGCTGTGAACACAATGCATTCTTATGAAACCCAAAGAGAACATAAGAATGTAAATATAGACTTTCTAGACATATTTCTTACTTTCTGCAAGGACCGGTAGGACGAGTCACTTCCTCTTGCTAGGGACTCGTCGAGCAGAGCTTTGAGTTTCTCGGCTGAATCTTTGCTCTTTGAGTGCAGATAACTCAGTCCCTTTAGAAAGAGTGGATCCAACTCCAAGCTGACAGGTCCAGACATGGCTGCAAAGCAGGAAACATTGTCAGCTTTCAGTTTGAAAACGTTTACAGCGCTGTGCAGCAGGGCGGTTCCCACTGTCAAGCACCTGAACATCTTCTACCAGAGCACAGATATGGCGATTAGAATAATGAGGCTGCAGATAAATTATGGTTAATAGGCACGACAGCATTTTCTATCTCGGGATGCAAAAAGTGTTTAATGATTAGCTAATTTCTAAAGCACACATCTTTTAATGAACGCTAGTATATATTATTGAAACTCAGGTAATGTGGAAATCATCCCACATTAGAGGCCTGAAAAGCATTTCAGACAACAGTTTTCATGGGAATTCAGTTATTAGTCTACTTAAGATCATCTACATGAAATACatggactttattttatttaaaataatgtcacatggcaagaaatcaaaacattaacaaataaaaatttaacgTGTGGCAAGCATTTCTATTCACTCTTTTTAGCTCAGACacacctaaataaaatgcagtgcaaCCAATTATTCCAATTATCATTCTCAATTATTCCGGGAGGCGCCCAAGTTCAGTCCTTGAGAGCAACCGTCATGCAACCTTTCTCCAACATACCTGAATCAAATGTCTGAATTCCCTCAGCATCTCATCCAGCACTGCAGAGGTCTGGTAATGAGCATTCATTTGATTCACATGTATTGGAGCAGGGATACACTGGATAGTAGTTCTCAAGGACTGGGCTTGGGCACTCCATTATTGTGTCCTCAAATATGGCCTCTCTGGTAGGAGGAAGTAAAGAAAGTGACTGCAACAAGCAAGAGGAGACTAAAATTGAGACTGTATGGACCATACAACATCCTGATCACATCCTCcctgcaataaaacaaagtggtggcagaatcatgctgtggaggTGCTTTGTTCAGCAGGGTCAGTGAAACTGTTCAgagctgatgggaagatggatagAGCTGAATACATggcaatcctgaaagaaaaactattagTTTGTAAGACTTTCAACTTGGAGGAAATACCACCTTAAAATGGCATGAAGAATACTTTGCAGTTATCACGTCTCTCAAAGGAACTTAAACTGACATTTCTTTACCATTTTTCACTTGATacataatattattaatatataatattcGTGAAAGAGAGCCTTTTCTCGTCAGGAGTACTTGGCAACGAGTTTTCTGCAGGTAACTGAGCATATTTTGCCATTTCTATTAGAAAAACTTCCTATTTATAAAAAGATTGAAGAACAAATGAGAGGAAACAGGTTGTGCGCACTTCCTCAGACACACATTAACCACCACGTTATATTACTGTAATATAGCAGTACCAATGCCTCATGTTTTATGCTAAGGATTTTAACTGCCGAAACCCAGACAGATCTTTGTTTCCATCAATTTTGATGGCTGTGTAACATTGAAAGGAGCTATGGTAGCAGTGCGGAGCTAAAGTTACCTTCACAATAAAAACGACATTTATAAAAGCCGTTGTGAGCTCAGTAAAGTTATCTTTTAAACAGCCTTACCTGAGACTGTTGTGGTTCTCTTTATCGATATCAGAATATTTTCGGTTTCCGATCAACGGAAGATTGAGCAACACGTCCTATAGAAGCCGTTTTGGTGCAACCGCCTAAGAAGTCCGGAATAGACATAAACGGAAcgatatgaaaaaaaagtggtatatttttttaagctggCGCATATCAGAAACCGCCGCTGcagaaatgttcttactttgTTATTACTTAAACTGTGTCAGTGCATCTCAATAAAGAGAGTAatcaaaaagttgcattttgcCTGTGACTCAATTCAGAAAGTAAAAGTGATAGTGCACACATACCTGTTTTATATTTAGGTCGTTCACTTATGACTAGAAGTTAGATGATGAAAATCCGAAATTCAAATTTTCAGGAAAAATGAACCTTCTTTTGAAAAAGAATCTTCTGCTAGAAAATACTCCATAGATTTCCTATGGGAAGCGTAGGTAAAGAGAGTTTATTGTTGTTGCCACTATTCACAGCAGAGGGCACTGTGGTGTTATGTTGGCTTTatgcagaggaagaagaagctCTGTTGTGAACGTTCAGGAACCATGTGTAACTAGTGTTTGTAAGTATTTTTTGATGTATCGTGTTGAAGTTGGCATTTTGGCGCGTAGATATGTAAATAGGTTGTGATTTGTaagcaaaacaaatatctttCGTTCTACTTCACAGCATTGActccatttaaaatgaaacactcTGAAGCAGAGCAACTGCATCCCTGCCTCTATTTAGAAGTCTGTTCCCATAAGGAGGAGCCGCGTCTGCCCCTGCACACCTCCAT
Proteins encoded in this region:
- the arhgef38 gene encoding rho guanine nucleotide exchange factor 38 isoform X2 — translated: MPLDLSALPSPVLDVEEIWSRKMSRRAKVIKELVQTEKDYLTDLELCIREVVQPLRVLQVVDVDRLFTNMETVCEVSAALLNRLHVAMSDPDPEAVVIGEVFIQAKAALEDVYKIYCYHHDDANMSLKAYEKEEQIKQHFTICILALKKIYDQEGKPNLLDMGSLLIKPVQRIMKYPLLLGELWQATPEDHIDYLPLQEALTASKIINVNINEFRRRKDIVMKYKRLENDEGTLRGKLNKINIHSLRKKGDRFAGYLKILTGVEPQVRDEVFDKEEKLFRSLEKAVRQLAKNVNCYVQYTQEMVPVAVQNMKDMENIIMDPSKADTNGSSHKNGKDPYKYFKERMEELVLLPLTSLQGMFTAPQKLIQKRYDKLLDYCCRLERSSSFASSSSTSTVSSTASPASDVPPGPAKRDYEAINALLVDELQRFNMAAYTILTNCVLCLVALLRGLMVCALVGAPAVHQLPPPLSNMVEVQNSIMDELNNLTFVKDNAQKLMERKVSFERQRDKKTVVQEVQHQTEEQRAWLLAEYPPNRLYQLKRKCNGCQEQDLSLLEGELVALLEDTDPLGSSSRWLVHNGGDKGYVYSTFLKQYNPLRDSQRANQKAKEQQQPPVITYEDFDDLSLFVSPSSSSMRSLSLNTTDSSSTLSGLQGELENAEELEESVDGDTQQYYAVYAFHARCEQELSLQEYQHVRILQFCDLGGNKQWWLAEANGQKGYVPANYLGRMSYA
- the ints12 gene encoding integrator complex subunit 12 isoform X1; its protein translation is MSGPVSLELDPLFLKGLSYLHSKSKDSAEKLKALLDESLARGSDSSYRSLQKEVEVSKVSVSKLSLSKQDSKSSGSSSNSSSGSSKSSSEKSKKDVEKRPSEKQVRVDLSEVDPPKKPRLEKQENRSSPITVQTSKDLLPNISDYDETNADDFAMEMGLACVVCRQMTVTMGNQLVECQECHNLYHQECHRPQVTDKEVNDPRLVWYCARCTRQMKRMAQKPPQKPSPASASSAPVVKDTVVKKTDLKLKTDTTNTFQAFKRTEVKPPATSANPTSTNSSSPGSGLTGWAAFGAKTNPSAPATSKLSSSGPSGSSKTLTAPSGQKPVGLSGLAGAKSGLGAKVTGSSNGNGSSQATLKPPPPLNLGKQTLSRSSSGESQGKGSSSSGAGSPSSSQAAAGGNGGNNGGNGNNGNGSKGTPTSQESQLHAMKRLQILKKKTAQKKLKK
- the ints12 gene encoding integrator complex subunit 12 isoform X2 — translated: MSGPVSLELDPLFLKGLSYLHSKSKDSAEKLKALLDESLARGSDSSYRSLQKEVEVSKVSVSKLSLSKQDSKSSGSSSNSSSGSSKSSSEKSKKDVEKRPSEKVRVDLSEVDPPKKPRLEKQENRSSPITVQTSKDLLPNISDYDETNADDFAMEMGLACVVCRQMTVTMGNQLVECQECHNLYHQECHRPQVTDKEVNDPRLVWYCARCTRQMKRMAQKPPQKPSPASASSAPVVKDTVVKKTDLKLKTDTTNTFQAFKRTEVKPPATSANPTSTNSSSPGSGLTGWAAFGAKTNPSAPATSKLSSSGPSGSSKTLTAPSGQKPVGLSGLAGAKSGLGAKVTGSSNGNGSSQATLKPPPPLNLGKQTLSRSSSGESQGKGSSSSGAGSPSSSQAAAGGNGGNNGGNGNNGNGSKGTPTSQESQLHAMKRLQILKKKTAQKKLKK